The nucleotide sequence TCAGTCAAATTCTGAATCTCTTTTTCTAATCTTTTTTCATCATCTTCCGATATCTTTCCATCCTTTTTGTCGTCTTTCACATCTTTTAGTACATCACGTCTTATGTTCCTTATCGCTATCTTGCCCTCTTCTACTATTTCTTTTGCCTTCTTTACCCACTTTTGTCTCTGTTCGGTTGTTGGTGTTGGGAAGTTGATTCTCACAACCGTTCCATCGTTTACAGGTGTCAATCCGAGGTCGCTTGCAAGTATCGCTTTTTCAATGGCAGACAACAGGTTTCTCTCCCAAGGTTTAACTATGAGTTGGCGTTCTTCTGCCGTTACTTGGGCAACCTGGAGAACAGGCGTTGGTACTCCGTAGTAGTCTATTTTTATTTCTTCAAGAACTGCAGGCGTTGCCCTTCCAGTTCTTAAATGCTTTAGCTCTTCTGCGATTTTTTCGACGGATTTTTTCATCTTCTCTTCAGTTGACTTTATGTAGCTATTTACCATCTCCCACACCTCCATCGTTTTTGCAATTTTTATGATATCTTATCCACATTGCTCACGCAGATCGCAGTTATTCCTTTCATCTGCGATTCAGGGTATACGTCGTTTCCGCTCTTGAACTTCACAGACACAGGACATCGGAGTATATCTTCAAGTTTTTGAGATATATCCTTTCTGTAGTTTTTCAGTCTTATCGGTGAAATTATAACACAATCCACTGAAGATGGAAAGAATCCGCTTTTGTTAATCGTTCTTACAACTATATCGAGCATCTCTATACTGCTGCGTCCCCTGTTCTCGTCATTTTCTGGGAATATAGACCCGATGTCGCTTTTCAGCGTTACTCCAACAAGACTGTCTATTATGGCGTGAGAGAGAACATCGGCATCGGAATGCCCTTGGAGTCCCAAGTTCGAGTCTATTTCAACACCGCCGATGATGAGTTTCCTCCCCTCAACGAGTGGATGTGTGTCCCAGCCGATTCCACCCATATTTTCGTAGTCACAGAATTTTGAAAATCGCCTCAGTTTCGGGTGCACCGGTCTTTCTTCTGTAAAATTAAAACGAGCGAAGATATCGCTATCCAACGCATCGACTATTATTTTTCTGTAACGGCTTGATTTAATGTACTTATAAAGTAGCCACTCTTTTAATTCCCCCGCTAACGAAACTATGTACAGATCATCTATAGCAAAATCCATCAGCAGTCTTTGGATGATGTAGATCATCTTCGATCCAACTGGAACAATTTTGAAACCAAGAACGTTAAACCAGCGCTGGTATCCGTGTCGAAATTCAGCTTTTGTGGCATATAGAAGAACCCCTTTGACGTCACCATCACTCTCCAACACGATGCAGTTGCGCTTAATAAAAGGTGGTACATCCATGTCAAATGCCTTCTTTATATATTTCTGAGCATTCGAACCAAAAAGTTCATCGTAGAATTCTTTCTTTTCTTCGTAGACGAGGCTTACAACTTGTTTTATGTTATTTTCATTCAGCTGTGTTTTCCTCAATGTCTTCCACCCCGTAGTTCAAGTTATTTTTGCGCTGAACTTTATTTCATAAACAAGTATATGATTATCAGCAGTGCTCCAGTAACGAGGAGTGTGGTCATGAAAGATATTAGAAGCTCCGAACCGGTTGTTGGTGGTATCTCAACTTTTATAGACCTTGGAACCTTTTCAATATGCTCTTTTTGTTCAGTCTGCTGCCTTCTCTTTTTGATAAAATAAGTTTCATCACTGAGAATCTTAAGTGCTGGACTGATAAGAGCTTTAGCAATTAATCCTTCTGAAAGTTCCACTTTTACTAAGTAAAGGCTCCCGCCGCCTACTCTCACAAGTTCTTTGCTAAGAAGCGTTGCTTCAATTGAAAATTTGTCAGAATCGAAGTTTGGATAGAGCTCCCTCAGCTTTTTTTCGTATTTTCCGGGGTTTAAAATGACGACAGGAATTTTATCACCTATGTCAAACTGGACAATTGAAGTTCCGTTAATTGGGTCTATTACGGGAAATGCTTCTGGCAGATCCACTACATCCGCTCTTGTGTAAACCTTTACAACATTTTCATCAGAAAAATCTTCCTGCATGCTGAGAAACGTGTATGCAGAATATTCTTCAAGAAACATACCTTGAGCCCGTACGTCAACTTCCATCTTCGGGCTCCATTCTTCGAGCAGATCAGATATTATGACCTTCATAACTTCTGTATCCGACTCCTTCACGGCAGTCGAGAACTCAATACCAAGTGGAATTTTCCCCCTCCTGTTCAGCATGTTGTTAAGGTACGCTAAGAATGCGATAGTTACATCGTGCCCACCCGGTATTGCTTTTATCTCTTGTTTGGCTTTTTCGAGCTTTTCCTTAAATTCTCTAAGGTCTTCATTCAGTGTGATGCTGTCGATTATATTTGAATAACGCAAAGGAACAACCAAGAAATCAAAATCGGGTGCGCTGTTCGTTTTTCCAAAAAAATATCCAACTATGTCTTCTGCTGTTCCTTTACTTCGAGCACGAACTTTTATAAAATAAAGATCCACCTACTATTCCTCCCAGCAAGATTGCAAAGTATATTAAACATATCAAAGAAATTAAATGTAGTATCCGCCACTCTCTATCTGCGTTCCTTTCGGTACTATCCGGTCGTTGCCAATCACAACGTTCTTACCGAAGACACATTCTTCCTCCACAACGGTGTCCATTCCGATAACTGTTATGTGTGAATCGTAGACCTTTTTGTCGTATTTGCTCTCGGCAAATTCACCTATGCCTATCTTGCAACCGTTTTTGATTATGGTATTTTCCGCCACAATCGCATCTTCAATGTACACGTTATCTCCAATCTCAACTTTTGCCATTATGACGCTGTTTTTAATGACGCTGCCTTTGCCAAGTTTTACACCCTGAGCTATAACGCTATTTTCAATAGTTCCGTAGATTTCACAACCCTCGCTCACTATTGAATTCCTTACTTCGCCTTCAGGAGCTATGTATGCCGGTTGCATTTCTTCAGACCTTGTGTAGATGCGCCAATTCGGATCATGGATGTTAAACGGAGGAATGGGCCTCACGAGTTCAAGATTCGTTTCCCAATACGATCTTATAGTTCCTACATCTTGCCAATACCCTTCGAATGGGAATGCATACACACGGTCTGTTGTGAGGATATTCGGTATTATGTTTTTTCCAAAATCATGGTCGCTCGATTCGTTTTTCGCATCTTCGATGAGCACATCTTTTATGAATTTCCAATTGAAGACGTAGATACCAAGAGAAGCTAAGTTCGATTTCGGTTCTTTCGGCTTTTCTTGGAATTCAACGATCTTGTTGTCGATGTCCGTTATCATTATCCCGAATCTGTGGGCTTCGCTGAGCGGCACTTCCATACAGGCTATCGTCGCCAGTGCATTCTTCGATATGTGGTAGTAAACAAATTCGCTGTAGTCCATCGAGTATATGTGGTCACCAGAAAGAACGACAATGTATTCTGGTTCGTATTCGTCTATGAATTCGATGTTTTGGTAAACCGCATCGGCTGTTCCTTTGTACCATACGCTCTCAGTAAGCGTAGAATATGGCTGGAGTATCGTAACTCCTCCACCCTTTCTATCTAAATCCCACGGTTTGCCGATACCTATGTGTTTGTTGAGCAAGTGTGGTCTGTACTGTGTAAGCACACCTATTCTGTATATTCCTGAGTTGACGCAGTTGCTCATGGTAAAATCTATTATCCTGTATTTTCCACCAAATTGAACGGCGGGTTTGGGTATTTTTTCCGTCAGTACTCCGAGCCTCGTTCCTTGACCACCTGCGAGTATCAAACCAAGCACGTTCTGCATCCCCTTCACCCCCCGCTATATAACCATCCATTTTTCTAAGACCACAGGCTCAAAATCGCCGATCAGCATCTGCTCTGCGCGAACTACGCAGTTCTTGTCTATTATTGCATTTCTCACTATAGCCCCTTCTTCAATAACGCTATCTTGCATAATTATCGAGTTCTCAACTCGAGCACCTGCGCGTACTACAACTCCCTTGAAGAGCACAGAATTTTTGACATTTCCAGATATAATACAGCCATCAGCGACTATCGAGTTACTTACCTTCGCAGTACCCGTGAATTTGGCAGGTGGATAGTCTTTCAATTTTGTATACACCTTTCCGTACTTCACAAATAATTCTTCGCGAATTGCAGGGCTGTTGAGAACTTCCATGTTCATTTTGTAGTACTCTGCTATTCCTTTCTTGACATTTCTCCAGTATCCGCTGAACTCGTACGCGTATACTTTCAGCTTGGAAAGGTTTGGTATTATCACGTCAAGCAAAAGGTCGTATTTACCAGCTGGTACTGTATCATAAAGGAGCTCGAGCAACAAATGCTTGTTTATGAAGTAAATACCTAAAAATGCTTTTCTTGTCGAAGGATTCTGAACTTTTTCCTGTATCTGTGTTATCCTACCGTCTGGCTCAGTTGTTACAACCCCATATTGTGTGATGTCGTATGTTTCATCGAGTTCTTTAACTACGAGTGTTACATCGGCACCTTTGGCGAAATGGTAGCTGTAAATGTCGTTGTAAAGCATTTTATAGATATGGTCGCCGGAACCTATTATTACGTAGTCCTCATCGCCTCTTCTGAGCATCGTGGTGTTTTGGAATAGAGCATCCGCTGTACCACGATACCAGTACTCTCCGGTCATTCCAAGGTAAGGTTGAAGTATGTACAATCCACCGTGTTTTCTATCAAGATCCCATTCTTTACCTGAGCCGAGGTGGTCCATAAGACTGCGCGGGTTGTACTGGGTTAAAACACCTACTTTGTATATGCCGGAATTGACCATGTTGCTTAGCGTGAAGTCTATTGCACGGTACTTTCCAAAGACCGGTACGGCGGCACTTGCTCGTTTGTAAACGAGCTTACCAAGCGCATCGCTCTTGCCCCCTGCCAAAATTAGACCCAAAACTTTCATGCGGACCACCCCCTATTTATAGTGTTCAAATAACGATTTAATCAATATCCTCCCGAGGTACTCGTCTTTCTCGTGACGATAGCAACTCCCGAGCTCGTGCCTATTCTCGTTGCGCCAGCAGATAACATCTTTAATGCATCTTCGTAAGTCTTTACTCCACCTGATGCCTTAACTTCTATTTCACCATCAACCGCCCAGCGCATCAATTGAACGTCTTCGAATTTGGCACCGCCTGTGCCAAAACCTGTAGACGTTTTTACGAATTTTGCACCTGCAAGTTTTGAAATTACCGAAGCTGCAACTTTCTCTTCATCTGTGAGGAAGCATGTTTCGATTATCACTTTAACAGGTACTTTCGCCGCTTCAACAATTGATTTTATGTCATTGTACACGTATTCGTAATCGCCTTCTCTGAGTTTTCCGATGTGTATAACCATATCGATTTCCTGAGCGCCATTTTCAACCGCCCATTTTGTCTCTTCAACTTTCGAGTGCGTGCTCGTTGCACCGAGCGGGAATCCAACAACCGTCACTGTGAGCACATCCGAGCCTTTAAGCATCTGCGAAACCATAGGAACAAAGGATGGATTTATGCATACGCCTTTGAATTTGTATTCCAACGCCTCTTTGCAGACCGCTTTAATTTCCTCTGTCGTTGCGGTAGGTTTGAGATTTGTGTGATCGATGTAGGTGTTGATGTTGATTTTACTTGGATCTATATCTATGACGTCTGGTTTGTAACTTTCTTTGAATGATCTGAGTTTTTCTTCGACCTTTTTTCTTATATCCATGTTATCACTCTCCTTTTGTAATTTCATCTATTTTCAAATTCTTCAATCTCTCAACTTCATTTTTAATTTCTTCGACTACCTCAGGATTGAAAATCTCCTTCTTATCATTATTTTTGATTGAAAACACGATGAAAACTTTCCCCCCAAACTTTTCCCTAAATCTCTCGTGGCTTTTGTTCATTAATTCCTTCCACTTGTATATCTGTTGACTCTGTTGATAAGTTATCGGCTTTATTTGAATACCTATGTAGCTTCCTGAAACGTCTACATAGAAATCAACGTTGTACTTTCTGTCCCATTCGTCGGGTGCAGGTTTTATTGCAACATCGAGATGTTTTAACTCTAATTGGATTTTCTCGTGAATTGTATCAATCTCTGTAAGATACCCATCAAATGTTTTTTTCAAAACCAAATCTTCTATATACAAAATGCAGTCTTCTTCTGTTATTTCCTTCAACTCGGCTTGCATAACTTCCGTTATCTTTACATACAGTCTCTGTCCCAAATCTTTTATATACTCGTGAGCATTTTGTGTGTTGCCATTAGGCTCTAAAATTTCCTTTTTTATCTTATCGAAATAGAATAATTTCCATTCCTCGAGAGATTTTGGTTTGCACTCTCTAATCCATTCCGAAACAGGTCCAACTTTGCTTTTCTTATTTAAACCCCACCGGTTTGTAGCTATGTTCAGAATCCATTCTTTTGACACTTCGGATTTCCTCCCAAAGTCCTAAAAATTTGTTCTTATATCTGTGCTCAACTTCGAAATCTGGTACTGCAATACCTGATTTTATAAGGTAAGCGTTGATGAAGATCTTGTTTTTGAGATAAATGTATGCTATCAAAGTTCCTGAATCAACAATAACAGCACTTTCAAGCTTTAAAAACACATTCTTACCGAGCACATACTTTTGAAGGTATTCGATGGCTTCTTTCTTTTTTTCTATCTTTATTCCGAGAAACCTTACAGCAAGGCCCGTATCGAGTTTTAGTGTACATTCGTCAATGATATCAACTACTCTATACAGTCTTTCACCAGTGAATTTTAACTTATTTGGCTCTATCTGAGGTTTTGCATCTTTGATTCTTGGAACGTAATTGTTCGTACTTTGCTCTTTAAATTCTTGCTCCCTTTCAATTATCTGGATATTTTCCGACGTTAAGAAGATGTTTTGTCCTATGCCTATCTTTGTCTTTATCATCTCTAAAAAATCTTTGTTAATTTCGTATCCAATTACATTTCTATTAAGTTCCAAAGCAACCTTTGCGGTAGTTCCACTGCCTAAAAATGGATCTAAAACCGTATCCCCAACAAATGTGAACATTTTTATAAGCCTTCTGGGAAGTTCTTCCGGAAACATAGCTTCGTGACCTATCTGCTTTGTTCCACCAAATGTCCAGTGTCCTGAAAAGTATTCTTTCCATTCTTCCTTAGAAAGTTTCGAAGCTTCTTTTACCTCTTTTGGTACCTTTTTGTTATCGCCGGGTTTTTTGAATATGAGAATGTATTCGTAATCCAATTCTACAATACCGTTTGGGGGATATGGATATGAGCCCATTACATTGGCTCCGCCTGTCGTATTCATTGTGGTCTTTTTCTGCCAGATGATAGATCCCATGAAATCAAAACCTATATCTTCACACTGGGCAATTATCTCCGCATGTATGGGAATTACTTTGTAGCGACCATACACCACCGCTCTTGCGAATTGGTCTCCAACGTTTACACATAACCTTCCACCATTTCTCAACACACGGTAACTTTCTGACCACACACAGTAAAGCGAATTAAGATATTCGTGAAGTGTTTGACCATAACCTATCTGTCCATTCACACCGTAGTCCTTTATGTGCCAGTAAGGTGGAGATGTGACGATTAAGTCTACTTCTTCGTCGTTAACTTCCCTCATTTTTCGACTATCGCCGATTATTATTTTTGCTCTGGGTACGAAGTTGTTTTTCTGTGTCGACATAAAATCCTCAACTCCTGCATAGAAACGTGAAAAAGATATACGAGCTTATACTATCGTTTAATATATTCTTTTATTCTCTTTTCAATTTCCTTCTTCTTTATCTCTTCTCGCTTATCGTGGCTCTTCTTACCCTTCGCCACTGCGATCTCTACTTTAACCCTACCTTCGTTGTTGAAGTATATTTTCGTTGGTATCACCGTATATCCTTCTTGACGGATTTTGCCCCAAATTCTGTCTATTTGTTTTCTGTGGAGCAACAACTTCCTCGGTCTTTCTGGATCGTGGTTGTAGATGTTTCCAAATCTGTAAGGAGGTATGTGCAGGTTCAACAAAAATATCTCCCCGTCTTTGACCCTGCAGAACGAGTCTTTGAAACTGGCGCCGTGTTCCCTCAACGATTTGACTTCCGTTCCAACGAGCACTATGCCAGCCTCGTAAGTTTCATCTATTATGTAGTCAGTGTATGCTTTTTTGTTAGTCGCTATTACCTTCACACGAAATCCCACCCAATATTTTCGTAATGTGTTATCTTGCCATCGATTATCTCTATCACATCAATCCGAGTCTTGTAAAGAAAATCATCCCGCCTTTTTTTCTTCAGTTCTCTATGGATATAATATTCTGCTACTTTGCAGATTCTCTGGTGCTTGTTTTCGTCAACTCTTTCTGATGGTCTTATCTTTCGACCAGTACCGGATTTTACTTCAACAAAGACATACATGTTTCCTTTCTTTGCGATTATGTCGATTTCTCCGAAAGGTGTGCGGTAATTTCGACTTTCGATCTTGTATCCTTTCTTTTTAAGGTACTGTGCCGCAAGTTCTTCAGATTTCTGCCATTCTTTTACCTTTGAATTATCCGTAAATACCCGGGACTTTGATAAGCCTATTATCTTTTTCAGGAAAGTTCTCAATAATTCCATCGATGTTTTCAAACTCCACTGGTTCTTTTTCTCTTAAAATGCACGGTTCTTCAATAGGTGTGTACATTGGTTCAAGACCTTCGGTGTTGACTTCGGAAAGTATT is from Fervidobacterium gondwanense DSM 13020 and encodes:
- the frr gene encoding ribosome recycling factor encodes the protein MVNSYIKSTEEKMKKSVEKIAEELKHLRTGRATPAVLEEIKIDYYGVPTPVLQVAQVTAEERQLIVKPWERNLLSAIEKAILASDLGLTPVNDGTVVRINFPTPTTEQRQKWVKKAKEIVEEGKIAIRNIRRDVLKDVKDDKKDGKISEDDEKRLEKEIQNLTDRYIAELDKLFEKKEKEIMEF
- a CDS encoding 2-C-methyl-D-erythritol 2,4-cyclodiphosphate synthase encodes the protein MRKTQLNENNIKQVVSLVYEEKKEFYDELFGSNAQKYIKKAFDMDVPPFIKRNCIVLESDGDVKGVLLYATKAEFRHGYQRWFNVLGFKIVPVGSKMIYIIQRLLMDFAIDDLYIVSLAGELKEWLLYKYIKSSRYRKIIVDALDSDIFARFNFTEERPVHPKLRRFSKFCDYENMGGIGWDTHPLVEGRKLIIGGVEIDSNLGLQGHSDADVLSHAIIDSLVGVTLKSDIGSIFPENDENRGRSSIEMLDIVVRTINKSGFFPSSVDCVIISPIRLKNYRKDISQKLEDILRCPVSVKFKSGNDVYPESQMKGITAICVSNVDKIS
- a CDS encoding DUF4899 domain-containing protein — protein: MDLYFIKVRARSKGTAEDIVGYFFGKTNSAPDFDFLVVPLRYSNIIDSITLNEDLREFKEKLEKAKQEIKAIPGGHDVTIAFLAYLNNMLNRRGKIPLGIEFSTAVKESDTEVMKVIISDLLEEWSPKMEVDVRAQGMFLEEYSAYTFLSMQEDFSDENVVKVYTRADVVDLPEAFPVIDPINGTSIVQFDIGDKIPVVILNPGKYEKKLRELYPNFDSDKFSIEATLLSKELVRVGGGSLYLVKVELSEGLIAKALISPALKILSDETYFIKKRRQQTEQKEHIEKVPRSIKVEIPPTTGSELLISFMTTLLVTGALLIIIYLFMK
- a CDS encoding glucose-1-phosphate adenylyltransferase → MQNVLGLILAGGQGTRLGVLTEKIPKPAVQFGGKYRIIDFTMSNCVNSGIYRIGVLTQYRPHLLNKHIGIGKPWDLDRKGGGVTILQPYSTLTESVWYKGTADAVYQNIEFIDEYEPEYIVVLSGDHIYSMDYSEFVYYHISKNALATIACMEVPLSEAHRFGIMITDIDNKIVEFQEKPKEPKSNLASLGIYVFNWKFIKDVLIEDAKNESSDHDFGKNIIPNILTTDRVYAFPFEGYWQDVGTIRSYWETNLELVRPIPPFNIHDPNWRIYTRSEEMQPAYIAPEGEVRNSIVSEGCEIYGTIENSVIAQGVKLGKGSVIKNSVIMAKVEIGDNVYIEDAIVAENTIIKNGCKIGIGEFAESKYDKKVYDSHITVIGMDTVVEEECVFGKNVVIGNDRIVPKGTQIESGGYYI
- the glgD gene encoding glucose-1-phosphate adenylyltransferase subunit GlgD, with protein sequence MKVLGLILAGGKSDALGKLVYKRASAAVPVFGKYRAIDFTLSNMVNSGIYKVGVLTQYNPRSLMDHLGSGKEWDLDRKHGGLYILQPYLGMTGEYWYRGTADALFQNTTMLRRGDEDYVIIGSGDHIYKMLYNDIYSYHFAKGADVTLVVKELDETYDITQYGVVTTEPDGRITQIQEKVQNPSTRKAFLGIYFINKHLLLELLYDTVPAGKYDLLLDVIIPNLSKLKVYAYEFSGYWRNVKKGIAEYYKMNMEVLNSPAIREELFVKYGKVYTKLKDYPPAKFTGTAKVSNSIVADGCIISGNVKNSVLFKGVVVRAGARVENSIIMQDSVIEEGAIVRNAIIDKNCVVRAEQMLIGDFEPVVLEKWMVI
- the deoC gene encoding deoxyribose-phosphate aldolase, which produces MDIRKKVEEKLRSFKESYKPDVIDIDPSKININTYIDHTNLKPTATTEEIKAVCKEALEYKFKGVCINPSFVPMVSQMLKGSDVLTVTVVGFPLGATSTHSKVEETKWAVENGAQEIDMVIHIGKLREGDYEYVYNDIKSIVEAAKVPVKVIIETCFLTDEEKVAASVISKLAGAKFVKTSTGFGTGGAKFEDVQLMRWAVDGEIEVKASGGVKTYEDALKMLSAGATRIGTSSGVAIVTRKTSTSGGY
- a CDS encoding MjaI family restriction endonuclease yields the protein MSKEWILNIATNRWGLNKKSKVGPVSEWIRECKPKSLEEWKLFYFDKIKKEILEPNGNTQNAHEYIKDLGQRLYVKITEVMQAELKEITEEDCILYIEDLVLKKTFDGYLTEIDTIHEKIQLELKHLDVAIKPAPDEWDRKYNVDFYVDVSGSYIGIQIKPITYQQSQQIYKWKELMNKSHERFREKFGGKVFIVFSIKNNDKKEIFNPEVVEEIKNEVERLKNLKIDEITKGE
- a CDS encoding DNA methyltransferase; this encodes MSTQKNNFVPRAKIIIGDSRKMREVNDEEVDLIVTSPPYWHIKDYGVNGQIGYGQTLHEYLNSLYCVWSESYRVLRNGGRLCVNVGDQFARAVVYGRYKVIPIHAEIIAQCEDIGFDFMGSIIWQKKTTMNTTGGANVMGSYPYPPNGIVELDYEYILIFKKPGDNKKVPKEVKEASKLSKEEWKEYFSGHWTFGGTKQIGHEAMFPEELPRRLIKMFTFVGDTVLDPFLGSGTTAKVALELNRNVIGYEINKDFLEMIKTKIGIGQNIFLTSENIQIIEREQEFKEQSTNNYVPRIKDAKPQIEPNKLKFTGERLYRVVDIIDECTLKLDTGLAVRFLGIKIEKKKEAIEYLQKYVLGKNVFLKLESAVIVDSGTLIAYIYLKNKIFINAYLIKSGIAVPDFEVEHRYKNKFLGLWEEIRSVKRMDSEHSYKPVGFK
- the smpB gene encoding SsrA-binding protein SmpB codes for the protein MKVIATNKKAYTDYIIDETYEAGIVLVGTEVKSLREHGASFKDSFCRVKDGEIFLLNLHIPPYRFGNIYNHDPERPRKLLLHRKQIDRIWGKIRQEGYTVIPTKIYFNNEGRVKVEIAVAKGKKSHDKREEIKKKEIEKRIKEYIKR
- a CDS encoding YraN family protein, yielding MELLRTFLKKIIGLSKSRVFTDNSKVKEWQKSEELAAQYLKKKGYKIESRNYRTPFGEIDIIAKKGNMYVFVEVKSGTGRKIRPSERVDENKHQRICKVAEYYIHRELKKKRRDDFLYKTRIDVIEIIDGKITHYENIGWDFV
- the gatC gene encoding Asp-tRNA(Asn)/Glu-tRNA(Gln) amidotransferase subunit GatC; protein product: MIKIDDKLVEHLLKLSRLTFDDKDRLKNDLQKIINYFEILSEVNTEGLEPMYTPIEEPCILREKEPVEFENIDGIIENFPEKDNRLIKVPGIYG